A part of Aegilops tauschii subsp. strangulata cultivar AL8/78 chromosome 2, Aet v6.0, whole genome shotgun sequence genomic DNA contains:
- the LOC109758658 gene encoding uncharacterized protein, producing the protein MLNPGGYALVLDPTIIAPQRTCKFSRVLVDGGSSINILLRDTLAKLGLAAKDLEPTWTIFHGIVPGLSCSPIGRIRLDVLFGDSSHFRREPIWFEVVDLSSAYHALLGRPTLAKFMAPPHCAYLKTKLSGPKGLITVTGDYRKSLECARDGAKLAESLVIAEERCQTGSSPWPKKRRPR; encoded by the coding sequence ATGCTGAACCCGGGTGGCTACGCCCTCGTCCTTGACCCCACCATCATCGCACCTCAGCGCACATGCAAGTTTTCCCGAGTTCTCGTcgacggcggtagcagcatcaacatccttttACGTGACACCCTGGCCAAGCTTGGCCTTGCGGCCAAAGACCTGGAGCCGACCTGGACGATCTTCCACGGCATCGTTCCCGGCCTCTCCTGCTCTCCGATCGGCCGGATCCGGCTCGACGTCCTGTTCGGCGACAGCAGCCACTTCCGACGCGAGccgatctggtttgaggtggtggacctgtccagcGCATACCACGcgctgctgggccggcccacgctcgccaagttcatggcgccCCCCCACTGCGCCTACCTGAAGACGAAACTGTCGGGTCCGAAGGGCCTCATCACCGTCACCGGCGACTACCGCAAGTCCCTGGAGTGCGCCCGAGACGGCGCCAAACTAGCCGAGTCGCTGGTCATAGCCGAGGAGCGGTGCCAGACCGGATCGTCGCCCTGGCCCAAGAAGCGTCGGCCGCGCTGA